The Sesamum indicum cultivar Zhongzhi No. 13 linkage group LG1, S_indicum_v1.0, whole genome shotgun sequence genome includes a window with the following:
- the LOC105161427 gene encoding protein MIZU-KUSSEI 1: protein MKTIMARNPHDSSSFSRRYFHWKKKAVEEEDDVMEEILSFSSSASSKSEDKEKLKKSEEPTSLQMQHSLSAASAKPPRKKLSVLAVSKLRSALALGRARTHFSSGLGTKVVGTLFGHRRGHVHFAFQEDFKLNPAFLVELATPTSILVKEMASGLVRIALECDKKTEKKGFKLLEEPIWRTYCNGKKCGYAMKRECGPEEWKVLNAIGPISMGAGVLPGAGKGGDSDGELMYMRAKFERVVGSKDSEAFYMMNPDGNGGPELSIYLLRV from the coding sequence ATGAAGACAATCATGGCTAGAAACCCTCACGACTCCTCCTCATTCTCCAGGAGATACTTCCACTGGAAAAAGAAGGCTGTTGAAGAGGAAGACGATGTTATGGAAGAAATTTTAAGCTTCAGCTCCTCCGCCTCCTCAAAATCTGAAGACaaagaaaaactcaaaaaatcaGAGGAGCCGACGAGTTTACAAATGCAGCATTCACTCTCCGCTGCCTCGGCAAAACCACCAAGAAAGAAACTTTCGGTGTTGGCAGTTTCAAAGCTGCGTTCAGCCCTTGCTCTCGGCAGGGCCCGAACTCATTTCTCATCGGGCCTGGGAACTAAAGTTGTGGGCACCCTTTTTGGGCACAGGCGTGGACATGTCCATTTTGCATTTCAAGAAGATTTCAAGCTGAACCCGGCTTTTCTTGTTGAACTAGCAACTCCAACAAGCATTCTTGTGAAGGAAATGGCTTCCGGGCTAGTCAGGATTGCCCTGGAATGTGATAAGAAGACTGAGAAAAAGGGTTTCAAGCTTCTGGAGGAGCCCATTTGGAGGACTTACTGCAACGGGAAGAAATGTGGGTATGCAATGAAGAGAGAGTGCGGGCCTGAAGAGTGGAAAGTCTTGAATGCCATAGGCCCGATTTCAATGGGAGCAGGGGTACTGCCCGGTGCAGGAAAGGGGGGAGATTCAGATGGAGAGCTTATGTACATGAGGGCCAAATTTGAAAGAGTTGTGGGATCTAAAGATTCTGAAGCTTTCTACATGATGAACCCGGATGGCAATGGTGGCCCTGAACTCAGCATCTATCTGCTAAGGGTCTGA
- the LOC105162201 gene encoding protein MIZU-KUSSEI 1-like, giving the protein MAVSKLRSALALGRARIQFSSGLGKNVVGTVFTCRRGHLHFAFQDHFNVSPAFLVELAMPRRILPKEMSSGLVRVALECDKNKGIGLLGEPVWRTYCNGKKHGYATRRECGPEDWKVLNAIGPISMGTGMLPAASERGTESDGKLIYMRAKFENIVGSSDCEAFRMMNPDENAAS; this is encoded by the coding sequence ATGGCAGTTTCCAAGCTCCGATCAGCCCTTGCTCTTGGCAGGGCCAGGATCCAATTTTCGTCGGGCCTGGGCAAAAATGTTGTGGGCACTGTTTTTACGTGCAGGCGTGGACATCTGCATTTTGCATTCCAGGATCATTTCAACGTGAGTCCAGCTTTTCTTGTTGAACTAGCAATGCCGAGACGCATTCTTCCCAAGGAGATGTCTTCCGGGCTAGTGAGGGTTGCCCTCGAATGCGATAAGAACAAAGGTATCGGGCTTCTGGGGGAGCCCGTTTGGAGGACCTACTGCAACGGGAAGAAGCATGGGTATGCAACGAGGAGAGAGTGCGGGCCCGAAGATTGGAAGGTTTTGAATGCAATAGGCCCGATTTCAATGGGGACGGGAATGTTGCCGGCCGCGTCAGAGCGTGGGACGGAATCAGATGGAAAGCTGATTTACATGAGGGcaaagtttgaaaatattgttggATCTTCAGATTGTGAAGCTTTCCGCATGATGAATCCCGATGAAAATGCTGCTTCATAA
- the LOC105162208 gene encoding dirigent protein 22-like — protein sequence MERVCAIFILCSLLIAGSYASTSKDILEAEKWFRNLSQRREKVAKLRFYIQDVLGGPNATIWEVARSNVTSLSHTMFGQIRVLDNLITAEPDRNSEKLGRAQGLVTSADLRESALAMNLNFVFTAGRYNGSTLCILGRNPIDTMNRELPVVGGTGVFRMARGFSISNTYSYDPVENYGVLEYTVYVSYV from the coding sequence ATGGAAAGAGTTTGTGCAATTTTCATACTTTGTTCATTGCTTATAGCAGGCTCATATGCCAGCACTTCCAAAGATATCCTGGAAGCTGAAAAATGGTTCAGAAACCTCTCTCAAAGAAGGGAAAAGGTAGCCAAACTTCGTTTCTACATCCAGGACGTACTAGGCGGCCCGAACGCCACCATATGGGAGGTCGCTCGATCCAACGTCACTTCTCTTTCGCATACGATGTTTGGCCAAATCAGGGTCCTGGATAACCTGATAACCGCTGAGCCCGATCGCAATTCAGAGAAACTGGGCCGGGCGCAGGGGCTCGTAACTTCGGCAGACTTGCGTGAATCGGCACTGGCTATGAATCTCAACTTTGTGTTTACGGCAGGCAGGTACAATGGGAGTACACTCTGTATTCTGGGTAGGAATCCGATCGATACCATGAACCGGGAGCTGCCTGTTGTTGGTGGGACTGGAGTTTTCCGGATGGCTCGTGGGTTTTCCATTTCGAACACTTACTCTTATGATCCTGTGGAGAATTACGGTGTTTTAGAGTATACTGTTTATGTTTCCTATGTGTAG
- the LOC105161436 gene encoding nudix hydrolase 1-like: MESNSGEAARPKVAVVVFLLNGNRVLLGRRRSSVGRNTFALPGGHLEFGESFEECAAREVKEETGLDIHKIEYLTATNNVYSRPDAHVVAILMRAFQAEPHQTPQNLEPEKCEGWDWYDWENLPRPLFGPLETMAQTGFNPFPPAHHHN, encoded by the exons atggaGAGTAATAGCGGGGAGGCAGCACGGCCCAAGGTTGCGGTGGTGGTGTTTCTTCTGAATGGAAACAGGGTGCTGTTGGGGCGGCGTCGCTCATCCGTTGGCCGCAACACCTTCGCGCTGCCCGGTGGTCATCTGGAGTTCG GGGAAAGCTTTGAGGAATGTGCAGCGAGAGAGGTGAAGGAGGAAACAGGGCTAGACATCCACAAGATTGAGTATCTAACGGCCACAAACAATGTCTACTCCAGGCCTGATGCGCACGTTGTGGCAATATTAATGCGCGCATTCCAGGCTGAACCTCATCAAACCCCCCAAAATCTTGAGCCTGAGAAATGTGAGGGTTGGGATTGGTATGATTGGGAAAATCTCCCACGACCCCTCTTTGGACCTCTGGAGACTATGGCTCAAACTGGTTTTAACCCTTTTCCACCTGCTCATCATCATAATTAA
- the LOC105161418 gene encoding piriformospora indica-insensitive protein 2-like: protein MKKLKYMSFSILVLCIFYLSAPCNGEDESLGAPMKRTEQEALYSAIQGFVGKWWNGSDLYPDPCGWTPIQGVSCDLFDGFWYVTDLSIGPVHDNSLSCAQNVEFSSHLFALRHLRSLSFFNCFVSPNQRPVSVPSTNWEVLAESLESLEFRSNPGLTGEIPVAFGLLRNLQSLVLMENGLTGELPESIGTLINLRRLNLAANAFKGRIPDSFGGLNRLLILDMSRNSLSGFLPMTFGGLNSLLKLDLSNNQLAGKIPLEFGNLKNLTLLDLSNNRLSGALTQSLQELSSLQELVLSNNPTGGEIMSLEWQNMRGLTALDLSNMSLTGGIPESIAELKGLRFLGLNDNQLTGNIPQKLASLPNVSAIYLHGNNLTGELKFSDWFYGKMGRRFGAWGNPNLCYSIGLVRAGYAPFGVKQCEEKVMKYETHLISKSKLGNGNSDNHDSTSTASLGFKGCGLNRLVWFVEVLMVLVFNFSL, encoded by the exons ATGAAAAAGCTCAAATATATGAGTTTCTCCATTCTTGTTCTCTGCATATTTTATCTGAGTGCACCATGCAATGGAGAAGATGAAAGTTTGGGAGCTCCAATGAAAAGAACAGAGCAAGAGGCGCTGTATTCAGCTATTCAAGGTTTTGTAGGCAAATGGTGGAATGGTTCAGATCTTTATCCAGATCCTTGTGGTTGGACACCTATACAG GGTGTTTCTTGTGATCTTTTTGATGGCTTTTGGTATGTGACTGATTTGAGTATTGGACCAGTTCATGATAACTCCCTCAGTTGTGCTCAAAATGTGGAATTTAGCTCCCATTTGTTTGCACTAAGGCACCTAAGATCTCTTTCATTCTTCAATTGCTTTGTCTCACCAAACCAGCGTCCCGTATCAGTTCCTAGTACGAATTGGGAAGTTCTTGCGGAGAGTTTAGAGTCACTAGAGTTTCGATCGAATCCAGGCCTCACAGGAGAAATTCCTGTAGCTTTTGGACTGCTCAGAAATCTTCAGTCCTTGGTACTAATGGAAAATGGACTAACTGGTGAACTACCGGAAAGTATTGGGACCTTGATAAACTTGCGACGTTTGAACCTTGCTGCCAACGCATTTAAGGGTAGAATCCCAGATAGTTTTGGAGGGCTTAATCGTCTCTTGATTCTTGATATGAGTAGAAATTCACTCTCTGGCTTCTTGCCTATGACTTTTGGAGGGTTGAATTCACTGCTGAAGCTTGATTTGAGCAACAACCAGCTAGCGGGAAAGATCCCACTAGAGTTTGGAAATCTAAAGAACTTAACACTTTTGGACCTCAGCAACAACAGATTATCAGGTGCATTGACTCAATCACTTCAAGAACTGAGCTCCTTACAAGAATTAGTCCTTTCAAACAATCCCACCGGTGGAGAAATAATGAGTCTTGAATGGCAAAACATGAGGGGCCTAACTGCATTGGACCTGTCAAATATGAGCTTGACAGGTGGAATCCCTGAGTCCATTGCAGAGTTAAAAGGGCTGAGATTCTTGGGCCTCAACGATAACCAGCTCACAGGGAATATCCCCCAAAAGCTTGCAAGTCTGCCAAATGTaagtgcaatttaccttcatgGAAATAATCTGACAGGTGAGCTTAAATTCTCAGATTGGTTTTATGGAAAAATGGGGAGGCGATTCGGGGCCTGGGGGAACCCAAATCTCTGCTATTCCATTGGATTGGTAAGAGCAGGTTATGCACCCTTTGGGGTAAAACAATGTGAAGAAAAAGTCATGAAATATGAGACTCATCTTATTTCCAAGTCCAAGTTGGGCAATGGGAATTCGGACAATCACGATTCCACTTCTACAGCTTCTTTGGGATTCAAAGGATGTGGTCTTAATAGGTTAGTTTGGTTTGTTGAGGTATTGATGGTTTTAGTTTTCAACTTTTCCCTATGA